In Lolium perenne isolate Kyuss_39 chromosome 5, Kyuss_2.0, whole genome shotgun sequence, the sequence TATCAATTAATGTAAGTGACGATTTCATCTCCACCACAATCTTCAAAACTGCATAAAGATCTTGGCTATTTCCTAAACCCTGCAACATGCTTCAATAACTTGCACATTTAAAAACCATTAAAAACAATACTGAATTCATAAAACAGCTAAAAAAACATGTGAGCCTATGTAAGGCAATCACTGAATCACCTTAAGTAATGTTGTGTAGGTAACAGCATCCGGGAGGAGTTCAGGATTACCATCCCTTTTAGCTTCTTCCTGCATTGTAACGAAAGCAACTCACTGTCATCATGCGAGGCAACATGTATATGCAAAACAATTTTGTGGCTAAAACTGGCCTTTCCAACACTTGTGTGACACCTTCATATCTTTAAGAAACTGGAAAGCCTTCTCAATCTCTTCTGATTTCACGCAAGCAAAAATGATGGTGTTGTATGTCAATCTATCAGGCTTCAACCCTTGGCGCAATATCTCATCTTTAACAGTCAAAGCTCCCAGAGGGAAGTTGCTTTTTATGTATCCCTGGAGGAAGTtcaattcaaaaatttacaaactgCTACTGTgatagtaatgaaaaaggagagcCATCTTAGAAAAAGATATGCAAGGGCGACTAAGAGATACCTTCATCAGTAAGTTGTATAGTAACACAGATTGGCCTTCATAAAGGACTTGCCGAAAATGGGCAACAAGAGCATTGGCACGCCTCATATCTCCTGGTCAAATTAAAGTTAAACTCCTGAAGCAACCAGCAAGCTAGTGTGGGTCCAAGAATTTTCGGTGgtgacactggtagaaaaacaggcttccgtccagccccataagtcgcgaagctataggaaccgcgactaatgggacctttagtcgcggttcgggaggcgaaccgcgaccaaaggcctgggcccagggcgctcggtggccagctggtgcacgtggggggctttagtcgcggttggcctggccaaccgcgactaaaggtgcccgaaggcctttagtcgcggttggccaggccaaccgggactaaagcccctaccctatatatacccatccagcagccaacacttagccatttggagccattctcttcacaaacttcacaagtgggtgttaggtttgcttttggttcctcttatgcacataaggtgtttgatgaaatgccccaagagcatgaaacaaacatgatatgaagtgttggagccacacttgagctttctcatttattttttcctcctcgatcgcggttagcaacttgaacctttgatgtgtcattgataaaatatgcatgtgtgtagttcattgtttaatttatattgtttatagctagttagtttaacaaatgcatgatggttaattatatattttatattataataatgcagatgaatcggcaatggatgtacggtaaccgactctccggcgagttcactacaggtttgaaagatttcctcgtagtggctaatgcgaacaagcagggggttttTGTTATctttccatgtgttaactgtaagaatcagaagggttactcttcctcaagagatgttcacatgcacctgcttcggcacggtttcatgccaagctataattgttggaccaagcatggagaaagaggggttataatggaagaagatgaagaaggggatgatttcatcgatgaaagctatcttgctcatttcggtgatactttcatggaggatgctgaaggtgaaggggaaggtgaaggggaaggtgaagaagaggcacgtgatgatcccgttgatgatcttggtcggaccattgctgatgcacggagacgctgcgaaactgaaaaggagagggaaaatttggatcgcatgttagaggatcacaggaaggcgctgtaccccggatgcgatgatggtctgaaaaagctgggctgcacactggatttgctgaaatggaaggcacaggcaggtgtagctgactcggcatttgaaaacttgctgaaaatgttgaagaatatgtttccaaagaataacgagttgcccgccagtacgtacgaagcaaagaaggttgtctgccctctaggtttagaggttctgaagatacatgcatgcatcaacgactgcatcctctaccgcggtgaatacgagaatttgaatgaatgcccggtatgcactgcattgcgttataagatcagaggcgatgaccctggtgacgatgttgagggccagaaacccaggaagagggttcccgccaaggtgatgtggtatgctcctataataccacggttgaaacgtctgttcaggaacaaagagcatgccaagttgttgcgatggcacaaagaggaccgtaagtcggacggggagttgagacaccccgcagatggaacgcaatggagaaagatcgacagagagttcaaagattttgcagctgacgcaaggaacataagatttggtctaagtacggatggcatgaatccttttggcgagcagagctccagccatagcacctggcccgtgactctatgcatctacaaccttcctccttggttgtgcatgaagcgaaagtttattatgatgccagtgctcatccaaggtccgaagcaacccggcaacgacatcgatgtgtacctaaggccattagttgatgaacttttacagctgtggggcagacctggtgtccgtgtgtgggatgagcacaaagaagaggaatttgacctacgagcgttgcttttcgtaaccatcaacgattggcctgctcttagtaacctttcgggactgtcaaataagggatacaatgcatgcacgcactgcttacatgagactgaaagtgtacatttgccaaattgtaagaagaacgtgtaccttgggcatcgtcgatttcttccgaaaggtcatccagtaagaaagaaaggcaaggattacaacggcaaggcagatcaccggccgaagcctgcggaacacactggtgccgaggtatttgatatggtcaaggatttgaaagtcatctttggaaagggtcctggcggacaatcagttccgaagggagctgacgggcacgcagccatgtggaagaagaaatctatattctgggagctagaatattggaaagtcctagaagtccgctctgcaatcgacgtgatgcacgttacgaagaatatttgcgtgaacctcctaagcttcttgggcgtgtatgggaagacaaatgatacaaaggaagcacggcaggaccagcaaagtttgaaagaccctgataaccggcatccggaacggtttcaaggtcatgccagctacgctctgaccaaagaagagaaggtcatcttttttgaatgcatgagcagtatgaaggtcccgtctggattctcgtccaatataaagggaataataaacatggcggagaaaaagttccaaaacctgaagtctcacgactgccacgtgattatgacgcaactgcttccaatttctttgagggggctcctgccggaaaatgttcgagtagccattgtgaagctatgtgcattcctcaatgcaatctctcagaaggtaatcaatccagaagttctaccacggttacagaacgatgtgatccaatgtcttgtcagtttcgagttggtgttcccgccatccttcttcaatattatgacgcacctcctggttcacctagtcgatgagatttccattctcggtcctgtatttctacacaatatgttccccttcgagaggttcatgggaatattaaagaaatatgttcgtaaccgtgctaggccagaaggaagcatcgccaagggctatggaaatgaggaggtaattgagttttgtgttgactttgttcctgaccttaagccgattggtcttcctcgatcgcggcacgaggggagactaagtggaaaaggcacgatcggaaggaaatcaacgatatgtatggacggccattctctgactgaagcacaccacacagttctgaccaattccagcttggtggctccgtactttgggaaacacaagaatattttacgctcggacaaccctgggaagcccgaatcctggattaggaaggcccacatggagactttcggcagttggttgagaaaacatttaatgaatgacgatcatgttgtagatcagctgtacatgttggccaagacaccatcttcgactataacgactttccaagggtacgagataaatgggaatacattttacacgatcgcccaagataaaaagagcaccaaccaaaacagtggtgtccgctttgatgcagcaaccgagaatgggcaaaaggtcacatattatggttacatagaggagatatgggaacttgac encodes:
- the LOC127298142 gene encoding pentatricopeptide repeat-containing protein At5g10690-like isoform X2 translates to MRRANALVAHFRQVLYEGQSVLLYNLLMKGYIKSNFPLGALTVKDEILRQGLKPDRLTYNTIIFACVKSEEIEKAFQFLKDMKEEAKRDGNPELLPDAVTYTTLLKLLKHVAGFRK
- the LOC127298142 gene encoding pentatricopeptide repeat-containing protein At5g10690-like isoform X3; translation: MRRANALVAHFRQVLYEGQSVLLYNLLMKGYIKSNFPLGALTVKDEILRQGLKPDRLTYNTIIFACVKSEEIEKAFQFLKDMKEEAKRDGNPELLPDAVTYTTLLKHVAGFRK
- the LOC127298142 gene encoding pentatricopeptide repeat-containing protein At5g10690-like isoform X1, with the translated sequence MRRANALVAHFRQVLYEGQSVLLYNLLMKGYIKSNFPLGALTVKDEILRQGLKPDRLTYNTIIFACVKSEEIEKAFQFLKDMKEEAKRDGNPELLPDAVTYTTLLKGLGNSQDLYAVLKIVVEMKSSLTLIDRTAYTAMADAFLACGSIDGKLYSMFLVGQFAW
- the LOC127298142 gene encoding pentatricopeptide repeat-containing protein At5g10690-like isoform X4: MRRANALVAHFRQVLYEGQSVLLYNLLMKGYIKSNFPLGALTVKDEILRQGLKPDRLTYNTIIFACVKSEEIEKAFQFLKDMKEEAKRDGNPELLPDAVTYTTLLKF